A window from Ovis canadensis isolate MfBH-ARS-UI-01 breed Bighorn chromosome 26, ARS-UI_OviCan_v2, whole genome shotgun sequence encodes these proteins:
- the NKX6-3 gene encoding homeobox protein Nkx-6.3, whose translation MESNLQGPFLLNNTPLAQFSEVKAPVCQYSLQNSFYKLSPPGLGPQLPAGTPHGITDILSRPVAAPNSSLLPGYPHVAGFGGLGSQGVYYGPQVGSFSKAGSEYPTRTRNCWADAGQDWRGGRQCGSTADPLGDSIHKKKHTRPTFTGHQIFALEKTFEQTKYLAGPERARLAYSLGMTESQVKVWFQNRRTKWRKKSALEPSSSTPRAPGSAGAGGERAASETEDDEYNKPLDPDSDDEKIRLLLRKHRAAFSVLGLGAHGV comes from the exons ATGGAGTCCAACCTGCAGGGCCCCTTCCTGCTGAACAACACGCCGCTGGCCCAGTTCTCGGAGGTGAAGGCACCTGTGTGCCAGTACTCCCTGCAGAACTCCTTCTACAAGCTCAGCCCCCCGGGCTTGGGCCCCCAGCTGCCGGCCGGGACCCCCCACGGCATCACGGACATCCTGAGCAGGCCCGTGGCCGCTCCCAACAGCAGCCTCCTGCCCGGCTACCCCCACGTGGCCGGCTTCGGTGGCCTCGGCTCCCAGGGGGTCTACTACGGCCCCCAGGTGGGGAGCTTCTCCAAGGCGGGGAGCGAGTACCCCACCCGGACCCGGAACTGCTGGGCGGACGCGGGCCAGGACTGGCGAGGCGGGCGGCAGTGCGGCAGCA CCGCGGACCCCCTGGGCGACAGCATCCACAAGAAAAAGCACACCCGGCCCACCTTCACGGGCCACCAGATCTTCGCCCTGGAGAAGACCTTCGAGCAGACCAAGTACTTGGCTGGCCCAGAGAGGGCGCGCCTGGCGTACTCGCTCGGGATGACCGAGTCGCAGGTCAAG GTGTGGTTCCAGAACCGGAGGACCAAGTGGCGGAAGAAGAGCGCCCTGGAGCCCTCGTCGTCCACGCCGCGGGCCCCGGGCAGCGCGGGCGCGGGCGGGGAGCGCGCGGCCTCGGAGACCGAGGACGACGAGTACAACAAGCCCCTGGACCCCGACTCGGACGACGAGAAGATCCGGCTGCTGCTGCGCAAGCATCGCGCCGCCTTCTCGGTGCTCGGCCTGGGCGCGCACGGCGTCTGA